Proteins from one Mercurialis annua linkage group LG7, ddMerAnnu1.2, whole genome shotgun sequence genomic window:
- the LOC126655179 gene encoding uncharacterized protein LOC126655179 isoform X1 — MKSVSGFAQHEDSSPGPSLDGSFRKSSSVISTHSVSSISTSSKFVPTSRRVRKALRDYTRKLADFDLFKQSIEDWVMGKLHADSTNEEQPFRSPFSIDELRRLDLALEGVLFQQLCRMPCSPYASNDTKEDEYFAIEDFLHTVVEGLWRTFWHKSGPLPFFLSCPCRPGSKFYTVDNAISRGKLEELRGLALITKTGSDPQVHWGQVMELTLFRPDILSDNELTISASCICEALYYGIHILIARSLSKLDTVSNDSVFLLVFDSKFGGVVKIGGDLSRLQLKSSDPYQSVTEWIKFHAEVGISSVDRVWNKLGNANWGDLGTLQVLLATFYSIVHWSGPPRKSISSLASDHSLRVQRHRLKFCLGENENGLVPFQPALDQGEIVQLDQIDDPCRKQTASLMLRQGETLILDDLQQGHRSFQIQDCFVGGNNYLYSAVSIECPMELLNLYVGAHPCRLEPSWEDMSLWYQVQRQTKVLNMLKQQGITSKFLPEIVASGRILHSGSCSKQSPGGRCNHPRCGTPILVTSPVGDQLSFVIAQEGLFSAEEAVRCCRDCLAALRSAALAGVQHGDICPENIIRVIDPRGPSNRVLYVPVSWGRAVLEERDSPGINLRFSSSHALQNGKLCASSDAESLIYLLFFACGGSINQQDSIESALQWRERSWAKRLIQQQLGEVSALLKAFADYIDSLCGTPYPVDYDIWLKRLNGAVDGLADRGKTVEELSIKDIAECSGTSY; from the exons ATGAAATCAG TCTCAGGTTTTGCACAGCATGAGGATTCATCTCCAGGACCGAGTTTGGATGGAAGTTTCAGGAAGTCTAGCTCTG TTATCTCTACCCATAGTGTCTCTAGCATCTCCACTTCAAGCAAGTTTGTTCCAACTTCTAGAAGAGTGCGCAAGGCACTAAGAGATTATACAAGGAAACTTGCTGATTTTGACTTATTTAAGCAAAGCATCGAGGATTGGGTTATGGGAAAATTGCATGCAGATTCAACCAATGAGGAGCAGCCTTTCAGGTCTCCTTTCTCAATAGATGAACTGCGGAGGCTTGATTTAGCTTTGGAGGGGGTCCTATTTCAGCAATTATGTCGTATGCCATGCTCACCTTATGCTTCAAATGATACGAAAGAAGACGAGTATTTTGCCATAGAAGATTTTCTTCATACTGTTGTGGAGGGTCTATGGCGTACATTTTGGCATAAAAGTGGGCCACTGCCTTTCTTTCTATCTTGTCCATGTCGTCCTGGATCAAAGTTTTATACTGTAGATAATGCAATATCAAGGGGAAAACTTGAAGAGCTTCGCGGTTTAGCTTTAATAACAAAAACCGGAAGTGATCCGCAGGTCCATTGGGGACAAGTTATGGAGCTTACCTTATTTAGACCAGATATATTATCGGATAACGAACTTACAATATCTGCCAGTTGCATATGTGAAGCCCTCTATTATGGCATTCATATACTTATTGCTAGGAGTTTGAGCAAGCTTGATACAGTCAGCAATGATTCTGTATTCCTTTTGGTTTTTGATTCAAAATTTGGCGGTGTGGTAAAGATTGGTGGGGATCTTAGTAGACTTCAGCTGAAGTCATCTGATCCATACCAATCTGTGACTGAATGGATCAAATTTCATGCGGAAGTTGGAATTTCATCTGTTGATCGGGTGTGGAATAAGCTAGGTAATGCAAACTGGGGGGACCTAGGAACTCTACAAGTTCTTTTGGCAACTTTCTATTCCATTGTCCATTGGAGTGGACCGCCAAGGAAATCAATATCCTCATTGGCTTCAGATCATAGCCTTCGTGTTCAAAGGCATAGGTTAAAGTTCTGCCTTGGTGAAAATGAAAATGGTTTGGTTCCTTTTCAGCCGGCGTTAGACCAAGGAGAAATTGTACAACTGGACCAAATTGATGATCCTTGTAGAAAGCAAACAGCAAGTTTGATGCTTAGGCAGGGTGAAACATTAATATTGGATGACCTGCAGCAGGGGCATAGGAGTTTCCAGATTCAAGATTGTTTTGTTGGAGGGAACAACTATCTATATAGTGCTGTTTCGATAGAGTGTCCAATGGAGTTGTTGAATTTATATGTGGGTGCTCACCCATGTAGACTAGAGCCATCTTGGGAAGATATGAGCTTGTGGTACCAAGTGCAGAGGCAAACAAAAGTTCTAAACATGTTGAAGCAGCAAGGAATCACAAGCAAATTTTTGCCAGAAATAGTTGCCTCAGGTCGAATATTGCACTCTGGTTCATGTTCGAAGCAGAGCCCTGGCGGACGTTGCAATCACCCACGGTGTGGAACCCCAATCCTTGTGACATCTCCAGTTGGCGATCAACTATCGTTTGTTATAGCACAGGAGGGGTTGTTTTCCGCGGAAGAAGCAGTTCGCTGCTGCCGAGATTGCTTAGCTGCTCTCAGAAGTGCAGCATTGGCTGGAGTTCAACACGGTGATATCTGTCCCGAGAACATAATACGTGTGATTGATCCCCGAGGACCAAGCAACAGAGTGTTATATGTGCCAGTTTCGTGGGGGCGGGCAGTTCTGGAAGAGAGAGATAGTCCAGGAATAAATCTACGGTTCTCGTCATCACATGCACTTCAGAACGGGAAACTCTGTGCATCGTCTGATGCTGAAAGCCTTATTTACCTCCTGTTTTTTGCTTGTGGAGGAAGTATAAATCAGCAAGATTCTATAGAATCTGCGTTGCAATGGAGGGAAAGAAGTTGGGCGAAGCGTTTGATTCAGCAGCAACTTGGTGAGGTTTCAGCTCTGCTGAAGGCATTTGCTGATTATATTGATAGTCTTTGTGGAACCCCTTATCCGGTTGATTACGACATTTGGTTAAAAAGGCTAAATGGGGCTGTGGATGGCTTAGCAGATAGAGGTAAAACCGTTGAAGAACTAAGCATCAAAGATATTGCAGAGTGTTCAGGAACTTCCTATTAA
- the LOC126655179 gene encoding uncharacterized protein LOC126655179 isoform X2 — MKSGFAQHEDSSPGPSLDGSFRKSSSVISTHSVSSISTSSKFVPTSRRVRKALRDYTRKLADFDLFKQSIEDWVMGKLHADSTNEEQPFRSPFSIDELRRLDLALEGVLFQQLCRMPCSPYASNDTKEDEYFAIEDFLHTVVEGLWRTFWHKSGPLPFFLSCPCRPGSKFYTVDNAISRGKLEELRGLALITKTGSDPQVHWGQVMELTLFRPDILSDNELTISASCICEALYYGIHILIARSLSKLDTVSNDSVFLLVFDSKFGGVVKIGGDLSRLQLKSSDPYQSVTEWIKFHAEVGISSVDRVWNKLGNANWGDLGTLQVLLATFYSIVHWSGPPRKSISSLASDHSLRVQRHRLKFCLGENENGLVPFQPALDQGEIVQLDQIDDPCRKQTASLMLRQGETLILDDLQQGHRSFQIQDCFVGGNNYLYSAVSIECPMELLNLYVGAHPCRLEPSWEDMSLWYQVQRQTKVLNMLKQQGITSKFLPEIVASGRILHSGSCSKQSPGGRCNHPRCGTPILVTSPVGDQLSFVIAQEGLFSAEEAVRCCRDCLAALRSAALAGVQHGDICPENIIRVIDPRGPSNRVLYVPVSWGRAVLEERDSPGINLRFSSSHALQNGKLCASSDAESLIYLLFFACGGSINQQDSIESALQWRERSWAKRLIQQQLGEVSALLKAFADYIDSLCGTPYPVDYDIWLKRLNGAVDGLADRGKTVEELSIKDIAECSGTSY; from the exons ATGAAATCAG GTTTTGCACAGCATGAGGATTCATCTCCAGGACCGAGTTTGGATGGAAGTTTCAGGAAGTCTAGCTCTG TTATCTCTACCCATAGTGTCTCTAGCATCTCCACTTCAAGCAAGTTTGTTCCAACTTCTAGAAGAGTGCGCAAGGCACTAAGAGATTATACAAGGAAACTTGCTGATTTTGACTTATTTAAGCAAAGCATCGAGGATTGGGTTATGGGAAAATTGCATGCAGATTCAACCAATGAGGAGCAGCCTTTCAGGTCTCCTTTCTCAATAGATGAACTGCGGAGGCTTGATTTAGCTTTGGAGGGGGTCCTATTTCAGCAATTATGTCGTATGCCATGCTCACCTTATGCTTCAAATGATACGAAAGAAGACGAGTATTTTGCCATAGAAGATTTTCTTCATACTGTTGTGGAGGGTCTATGGCGTACATTTTGGCATAAAAGTGGGCCACTGCCTTTCTTTCTATCTTGTCCATGTCGTCCTGGATCAAAGTTTTATACTGTAGATAATGCAATATCAAGGGGAAAACTTGAAGAGCTTCGCGGTTTAGCTTTAATAACAAAAACCGGAAGTGATCCGCAGGTCCATTGGGGACAAGTTATGGAGCTTACCTTATTTAGACCAGATATATTATCGGATAACGAACTTACAATATCTGCCAGTTGCATATGTGAAGCCCTCTATTATGGCATTCATATACTTATTGCTAGGAGTTTGAGCAAGCTTGATACAGTCAGCAATGATTCTGTATTCCTTTTGGTTTTTGATTCAAAATTTGGCGGTGTGGTAAAGATTGGTGGGGATCTTAGTAGACTTCAGCTGAAGTCATCTGATCCATACCAATCTGTGACTGAATGGATCAAATTTCATGCGGAAGTTGGAATTTCATCTGTTGATCGGGTGTGGAATAAGCTAGGTAATGCAAACTGGGGGGACCTAGGAACTCTACAAGTTCTTTTGGCAACTTTCTATTCCATTGTCCATTGGAGTGGACCGCCAAGGAAATCAATATCCTCATTGGCTTCAGATCATAGCCTTCGTGTTCAAAGGCATAGGTTAAAGTTCTGCCTTGGTGAAAATGAAAATGGTTTGGTTCCTTTTCAGCCGGCGTTAGACCAAGGAGAAATTGTACAACTGGACCAAATTGATGATCCTTGTAGAAAGCAAACAGCAAGTTTGATGCTTAGGCAGGGTGAAACATTAATATTGGATGACCTGCAGCAGGGGCATAGGAGTTTCCAGATTCAAGATTGTTTTGTTGGAGGGAACAACTATCTATATAGTGCTGTTTCGATAGAGTGTCCAATGGAGTTGTTGAATTTATATGTGGGTGCTCACCCATGTAGACTAGAGCCATCTTGGGAAGATATGAGCTTGTGGTACCAAGTGCAGAGGCAAACAAAAGTTCTAAACATGTTGAAGCAGCAAGGAATCACAAGCAAATTTTTGCCAGAAATAGTTGCCTCAGGTCGAATATTGCACTCTGGTTCATGTTCGAAGCAGAGCCCTGGCGGACGTTGCAATCACCCACGGTGTGGAACCCCAATCCTTGTGACATCTCCAGTTGGCGATCAACTATCGTTTGTTATAGCACAGGAGGGGTTGTTTTCCGCGGAAGAAGCAGTTCGCTGCTGCCGAGATTGCTTAGCTGCTCTCAGAAGTGCAGCATTGGCTGGAGTTCAACACGGTGATATCTGTCCCGAGAACATAATACGTGTGATTGATCCCCGAGGACCAAGCAACAGAGTGTTATATGTGCCAGTTTCGTGGGGGCGGGCAGTTCTGGAAGAGAGAGATAGTCCAGGAATAAATCTACGGTTCTCGTCATCACATGCACTTCAGAACGGGAAACTCTGTGCATCGTCTGATGCTGAAAGCCTTATTTACCTCCTGTTTTTTGCTTGTGGAGGAAGTATAAATCAGCAAGATTCTATAGAATCTGCGTTGCAATGGAGGGAAAGAAGTTGGGCGAAGCGTTTGATTCAGCAGCAACTTGGTGAGGTTTCAGCTCTGCTGAAGGCATTTGCTGATTATATTGATAGTCTTTGTGGAACCCCTTATCCGGTTGATTACGACATTTGGTTAAAAAGGCTAAATGGGGCTGTGGATGGCTTAGCAGATAGAGGTAAAACCGTTGAAGAACTAAGCATCAAAGATATTGCAGAGTGTTCAGGAACTTCCTATTAA